GTACCCGACCAGCAGGGCGTCCCACCTCCTAGACTCGATGCTCTGACCGATGACGAGGAGTATGATGATAGCTGCCTTCACTGGCCTGTCTCTCTGGTGTAAATGCCCAGGTGTTGTCTGTCTCCCTGCCTGTAGGTCTGGGGCTGTGGACCAGAGACGGCGCTGAAGAGGGACATGGAGAAATCGGTCAGTCGCGAGGTGGATGAACACAGGAGCCTGGGCTCGGCCAATGGCGTTGCTACAAAGTACCGTCGGGCGTTAGATGGCggtggtgggggaggaggagggggcagTGGATACTATCGGCCCGTGGGGCGGGCTCCGGGAAGTGAAGGCAACTCCTTCCGGCCCCTGGGAAGGCTCCCAGGCACCGAGGGTGGATACTACCGCCAGGCGGGAGACGGCAGGGTGAGGAACAGCGCTCACTTCCAGCCCCGCGGCGAGCCCAGGGTCTACGGGCGCAGGTTCGAGAGGAAGCCTGGCGACGGCGCCATTAATGGGTTGAGCCGCCGGTGGAAAGCCCGGCCCCCGGGGAACCGGCTGACCAGAACACGGGACGGGGGTGAAGGGGCCGAGTCCCTGGACGAGGCAGAGGGGAGCGGCGGCGGCGCCGgcgaagaggaggaggaggaagagggaggGCAGCCCCACGGCTGGACCTTGTTCAAACCCCCAGCCACGTTCCCGGTGGGGAGCAGCACAGCCCGAATCCTGCCCCGGATCAGTTACGCCAGTAAGGTGAAGGAGAATCTCGGCGCAGAGCCCACCGGGGCGGGAGGAGCCAGCGACGACCACTCATCGGGCCCCAGGCTGGGCCAGGGACTGGGAGCCATCTTCCACAACCAGTGGGGCCTGTCTTTCATCACTGAGCCGGGAACGGGCGCTGCAGACGGGGCAAGAGGGGAACAACGTTCCGGACTGAACTGTGGGCAGGAGACGGCAGATCCGGGGCGACTGGGAGCACCCAGTCCCGAGcccacctccccaccacctcctccgCCCGTACACAGACTGAACACTGACTGGCAGCAGTGCACAGACACTGACCCCCCAGAGCTGCAGGAGGTCGTACGGTATTTCTCCACAGGtcggttacagagagagagagagagggggggggggccCTGTCTGAGGGAGGGGGCTCTCCCCCAGACACCGTCCCTGCTCTCCCCCAGGCCCAGTCCCTACTCCCTGTCTGAGCGAGGGGGCTCTCCCCCAGACCCAGTCCCTGCTCCCTGTCTGAGGGAGGGGGCTCTCCCCCAGACCCCGTCCCTGCTCCCTGAGGGGGGGGGGTTTACCCCACTCCAGGCCCCGTCCCTGCTCCCTGAGGGAGGGGGCTCTCCCCCAGGCCCAGTCCCTGCTCCCCATCTGAGGGAGGGGGCTCTCCCCCAGACCCAGTCCCTGCTCCCTGTCTGAGGGAGGGGGCTCTCCCCCAGGCCCGGTCCCTGCTCCCTGTCTGAGGGAGGGGGCTCTCCCCCAGACCCCGTCCCTGCTccctgagggggggggggtttaccCCACCCCAGACCCCGTCCCTGCTCCCTGTCTGAGGGAGGGGGCTCTCCCCCAGACCCAGTCCCTGTCTGAGGGAGGGGGCTCTCCCCCAGACCCAGTCCCTGCTCCCTGAGGGGGGGGGGTTACCCCACTCCAGGCCCCGTCCCTGCTCCCTGAGGGAGGGGGCTCTCCCCCACCCCGTCCCTGCTCCCTGAGGGAGGGggctctcccccaccccagacccCGTCTCTGCTCCC
Above is a genomic segment from Chiloscyllium plagiosum isolate BGI_BamShark_2017 unplaced genomic scaffold, ASM401019v2 scaf_9582, whole genome shotgun sequence containing:
- the si:ch211-214j24.10 gene encoding nuclear fragile X mental retardation-interacting protein 2, whose protein sequence is MEKSVSREVDEHRSLGSANGVATKYRRALDGGGGGGGGGSGYYRPVGRAPGSEGNSFRPLGRLPGTEGGYYRQAGDGRVRNSAHFQPRGEPRVYGRRFERKPGDGAINGLSRRWKARPPGNRLTRTRDGGEGAESLDEAEGSGGGAGEEEEEEEGGQPHGWTLFKPPATFPVGSSTARILPRISYASKVKENLGAEPTGAGGASDDHSSGPRLGQGLGAIFHNQWGLSFITEPGTGAADGARGEQRSGLNCGQETADPGRLGAPSPEPTSPPPPPPVHRLNTDWQQCTDTDPPELQEVVRYFSTGRLQREREEGGGVYPTPDPVPAPCLREGALPQTQSLSEGGGSPPDPVPAP